The segment CCCTGTACGCCGTGGATCCCGGCCCCTACAACCCCGACATCGGTTCCTTCGCCGCCTGGTACCAGGACACCCACGGCCGCACCCTTGACCTCTGTCTGTCGAAGACGGTCAGTTCACGGGTAGCCGGCGCTCCAGGTGCTCCCAGCTACATGTGCTCGCTGTTGCCGGAGCCGGGTGTCTACGACGACACGCAAGCGTTGGTGTTCCCCACCAACTTCCCGCCGGAAGCCTTCTGGTTCACCGCCGACGCCGCCATCGCCGATGCAGCCAGTGGCATCGACCTGTCGTACGGGGCCGCCATCGAAGCGGCCTTTGCCGTTGAAGAACCCGCGGAAGGCGATCAGATCAGCTTCGCGCGCATCCGTATCCGGGTGGATGTCCCCGCCATCGGCACCTACACCGTCACCCACCCCTATGGCGTGGAAGTCTTCGAAGTCACTGCCGCCGAGTTCGGCGCCGACGGTGGCCGCGCCATCAACATGACCCGCGACATCGGCATTGGTGCGCCGAAGACCTATGACGGCGCCCTGGGTGGCGACATCGGCCCGTTCCTGCGCAGCGTCAATGGCCCCTACATCGAGGTGAACCCGGAAACCAGCGCAACCGAACGCTTCATCGGCGACCCGAACATCAACGAGCCGGTCACCGGCAGCCCGTTCAACACCAACTACGTGCGCATCCAGGGCCCCGCTGGCATCGACCTGCGCACCAACCTGTTCGCCATCTCCGGCAAGCTCTCCGACGTGCAGCGCCCGACCCCGGTCATCGTCCAGCGCTCGACCTACTCGCGCGGCACCGGTGAAGCCGGTTCCAGCGCCCAGCAGGACGTCTTCGTGATGGCGCCGCCACCACCCGGTACGGCCCGCTATGACGACGCTGCGGGAGCCGCCGTGGCCATGACCGAGGCCAACGCCACCGGCAACTGGTACGGCCAGTCCACGGGCAATCCTTCGACCCCGGCCAGCGTCACCATCCATGCCGACAACAGCATCGCCATCCCGGAAAACACGCCGACCGCTGTGAGCGCACCGCTGGTGGATCTGGTTCGGATCCAGCGCGCCGAGTACAGCCTGAACTCCGGCCAACTGACCGTGGTGGCCAGCAGCAGCGACGAGACCAATCCGCCCACGCTCACCGCCACGGCCAGCAGCGGCGCGAGCATCGGCTCGCTCACCGGCGACGGCGCGACCAGGACCCTGGTCACCGGCGTCACCCCCACCCCACCGGCAACGGTCACCGTCACCTCGGGCAGCGGCGGCAGTGATACCGAAGAAGTGGTCATTCTTCCCTAAGCGAACCCGGAGCCGAGCGCTCAAGCGCCAGGAGGCAACATGAACAAGTGGCCCTGCCTGCTTCTCACAACCCTGGGTCTCGCCATCGAAGGTACTGACATGGCGGAGGCCGCCCTCGAGGCGGTCCACCCAGGCCCTTACACCGCATCTACCGGTTACTTTCCGCAGTGGTATCAGGACGGCGACGGCCTGAGCCTGGAACTCTGCCAATCCAGGGCGCTCAGCCCCACCGGCGGCTACATGTGCACCCTGCTGCCGGAACCAGGCCAGTTCGATGACCTGCAGCCGATGGTCTTCCCCAACAACTGGCCCGGCGAGCTGTTCTGGTACATGGCCGAGGCCAGCATCCCGGCCAACGCCGCCGGCTACGGACTGGAGGTCTACACCGCCGCCGTCGAAGCCGCCTTCGCCCTGGAAGTGCCCCGTGTCGGTGACCAGCAGAGCTTCGCGCGCATCCGTATCCGCGCCAACATCCCCGTGCCGGGAACCTACGTCGTCACCCACCCTTACGGCAGGGAGACCTTCACCGTGACCCCGGCCCAGGCCGCCGACGACGGAGGCCGTCGCGCCATCAACATGACCCGCGACATCGGCATCGGTGCGCCGGGTATCTTCACCGGTGCGCTCAACGGCGACGTCGGCCCCTTCCTGAAAGGCCCCGGCTATCCCTATCCGGGAACCAACCCGGAAACAGGGGAAGCTGAACAATTCATCGGCGACCCCAACGTTCCCTCGACAGTGACGGGCAGCCCCTTCGACACCAACTACGTCGAGATCAGCGGCCCGGCGGGGACCATCCGCACCGAGTTGTTCTCGGTCTCCGGCAAGGTTTTCGATTCCCGTGCCGCCACCCCGGTGGAAATCGAACGGGCCAGCTACCGGCGCACCAGCCAGGGCACACGCCTGGAAGTGTTCGCCAACGGTCCGGCCAACGCCGAGTTCTGCTACCGGGAAACCCTGGAGCTGGTGACAGGGGGCACCAAGCCAGCCTGCCTCGCAGACATGGACAACGACGGCAGCGGCTACTTCTTCGCGCACAACCCGTCGCCGTCCGTACTGCCGCCGTTCGTGGTGGTCACCGGCACCGACCCGGCCAACGTCACCAAACCGACCTCGGTTTCCCGGGAAGTCACGGACGTGGTGAAGGTCAGCACCGCTCGCTTCAACTGGGCCGATCACTCGCTGACCATCGAAGCCAGTTCCAGCGATGAGACGCAGATTCCCGACCTCGCGGCCCAGGGCTTCGGCCGCATGACCAAGGCGGGTGTCCTGCAGACTCTGCGGGTGACCGACCTGTCCCAGCCGCCAGCCGCAGTCACGGTGAAGTCCGCCGCAGGCGGTGCCGATACCGAGCCGGTGGTCGTGGTCGGCAGTGCGCCGGCGGAAGTGCCCAACCAGCCGCCCGTGGCGGTGAACGACAGTATCAGCACCGGCTTCGGCGTACCGGTGACCATCAATGTGCTGGCCAACGACAGTGATGCCGACGGCGACGTCCCACTCAGCATCACCGGCCTGGACCAGCCCGCCCCCGGCCTCGGCAGCGTGGCCTTGAACGGCAGCACCAGCGTGGTCTACACACCGCCGCCGGTGGTCAACAGCCCGCTGGTCGCGACCTTCACCTACCGCGCAATGGACGTGCGCGGCCAGGCCTCGCTGCCGGCCACCGTCAGCGTCAGCGTCAGCCCGAACCAGCCGCCGGTGGCCATCGCCGACACCGGTACGACCCTCAACGTACCGCTGACCCTGAACGTGCTGGCCAACGACAGCGATCCGGAAGGCAACGTGCCGCTCACCGTGGTCAACCTCACCCAGCCGGCCACGGGCCAGGGCACGGCAAGCACCAACGGCACCAGCGTCACCTACACGCCGCCGGCCACCGTCACCGCTGCCTTCGCCGCCACCTTCACCTACCAGGCCCGGGACGCCTTCGGCGCCCTCTCCGCCCCGGTCACGGTGACCGTGCAGGTGACGCCGCCCCCGGCTGCCGCGGAGAACTTCGCCGTCACCACCAGCGAGTTCACCCTGCGCTCCAACAACCGGGTGACCTGGAGCCTGGACGGGACCAGCTCGGTAACCGTCGGCAACAGCGTGCGGGTCCAGGTGACCACCACCACCGGCCTGGTGGACCTGGGCAGCGTAGCGGTGCCGCTCAGCGGACGCTGGCGGATGGCGGTCACCACCACCAACCTGGTCCCGACCGCCGCCCCGACAGCCACCCTCACCACCTCCACGGGCACGGTGCGCACCGTAGCCCTGACACCCCGCTAGGAGCCTGGCCATGAACACCGCCACCGTGCTGCGCCTCGCCACCCTGTTCGCCCTCGGGCTGGGCAGCGGCGCGCTGCCGGCGGCGGACCTGATGGAGAACTTCGACCTGGCCGGCGGCAACGCCGACCTCGCCAGCCCGCAAGGCGCCCCCCTGGATCAACAGGCCCTGGTGCGCCAACTGGGCGAGGCGAACGTCGCGCTGCTGACGCAGTACGGCCAATCGCTGCTGGGGCAGATCATCCAGAACGGCAGCGACCAGGAGGCCTACATCCTCCAGGAGGGCGTGCAGAACCTGGCGTCCATCTCCCAGCAGGGCACAGGGAACCAGGCCTACATCTCCCAGAGCGGCGCCAACAACCGGGCCGGAATCGACCAGGTCGGCGCCAACAACAGCGCAACCATCGTGCAGTCCGGGGAAGGACTGAACGGCAGCATCACCCAGTACGGAAACGGCCTGAGCGTGCAGGTGATCCAGCACTGACGGCGCACTCACGACCCGAATGACTCGCAGGGAGCCATCCCCAGGAGGCAATACCATGTTCCAGTACAAACCGCTTGCCGCTGCAATCCTGGCCCTGGTCAGTATCCAGGCCTTGGCTGACGACAGCCTCTCGAACCAGACCCAGAACGGCTTCGAGAACGTCGCCGAAGTCCAGCAGGACGCCGCCCCGAGCGCTGCAACCCAGGACCAGACCGGGGAGGGCAACAACGCATACGCCGACCAGTCGAACGGCAGCGGTACCCTGACCCAGGCCCAGAACGGCCTGTTCAACGCTTCCACCGGCGTGCAGAGCACCGAGGCCGGAAGCCACATCACCCATACCCAGGCGGGCGAGTGGAACGGTGCCCATAGCGAGCAGTGGTTCAACAACAACAGCCACGCCACGGTGACCCAGGACGGCGACTACAACTCCGCCTTCAGCTTCCAGGACAGCCAGATCGCCAGCCATGTCGAGATCAACCAGGGCGACTCGGAGAACATCGCCAACGCCGAACAGATCGCCGGCACGGACAACCGGACCACGATCGACCAGAGCGGCATCGCCAACGAGTCAGGTACCTGGCAGATCGACCAGACCGGCAGCCGCATCGGCATCCAGCAGGGCGGCGAGCTGAACACTGCCTATGTCGACCAGAGCCAGGGCAACAGCAACCAGGTGGACGTGTTCCAGACCGGCGAAAGCGGCTACCTCGAGGTCTGGCAGACCGAGCAGGAAAACAGCCAGGTCAGCATCGACCAGGGCGGCGGCGCGCTCAACGAACTGGTGGTCGACCAGAGCTTCGGCTCCGGGAACCTGGCCGCAATGATCCAGAGCGGCGACACCAACGCCGCCTGGGCCGACCAGTACGAGTCCATCGATTCCACCACCACCGTCACCCAGGGCGGCAGCGGCAACCTCGCCCTGACCTACCAGGAAGGCGACCGCCTGGGCCTGACCGTCAGCCAGACCGGCAACGACAACAACGTCTACGCCAGCAACTGGCAGGGCGCCCAGGAAGGCGGCCAGTTCGGCGCTGACCAGGCCGTGGTGCTGAGCCAGGACGGCAATCGCAACACCGCCAACTTCACCCAGGAAGGCAACTTCAACGAGCTGTACTTCGACCAGGTGGGCGACGACAACACCCTGGCGGTCAGCCAGCGCGACAGCAACAACCTGGCCGAGGGCTCCAGCGACGGCACCGGCAACAGCGTCGAGGTCGACCAGTCCGGCAGCGAAAACCTCAGCCAGACCTTCCAGAGCGCCGGCGGCGGCAACCTGGCCAGCATCACCCAGACCGACATGAACAACCTCTCCGTCGTCAGCCAGGCGGGCTGGGACAACCAGGCCACCGTCACCCAGAGCAACTTCAACATGACCGCCAACGTCGACCAGACCGGCACCGGCAACACCGCCATCGTCGTCCAGCAGTAACGCCCCTCCGCCGCCGCCCTTCATGGGCGGCGGCCTTTTTTTCCCCATGCTCCTCGCCGCCCTGCTGGCCAGCGCCAGCCTCCAGTTGCAGCCCCAGGCGCCCGGCCAGGCCAGCGTGAGTCTGTGCTTCGAACCGGCAAGCTCCGCCATCCGCTATGAACTTCTGGTCACCACGCAGGGCCCCGCAGGCAGCAGCCAGTCGCGCCAGAAAGGCGCAGCCGAGCGCAACTGCCCGGTGCGCAACACCCTCAGGCTGGCGCCGGGTACGCGGCTGGAAGCGCGGCTGAGATGGTGGGTGGAGGGGGTGGAGCAGGTGGCTGTGGTGAGGGCGATTGGTTTGTGAATCGTCTTGCGATGGGGCCGCACCTTGTGGGGGCGAATTCATTCGCCACGCAGAACGCAGTTCTGCCTCCCTGGCACCTCGGCCCGGCTGGGCACAACGCCCTGCGGGAGCGAATTCATTCGCGAAGCAGGGCGCAGCCCTGCCCTACTCGATCGACGCCTGCGCGCCCAGGTATTTCTTCAGCGAGGTCTGTTCCAGCGGCTGGTCGCCGGCGGCCTGCCACAGGTGGCGTTCCACGCCCTGGGCGATCAGGTGGGCCACGGCGGATTCGATGGCCGAGAGCACGCAGAGCTGCGCCGGCTCGTTGGTGGTGTAGCCGGCTTCGGCCTCCAGCAGTTCCTTGAACTCGATGAACTTGAACACGCTGGCGCTCTGCCCCACCGAGTAGATGGTCTTGGAGGTCATCACGTTGGCCAGGACCATGCCGCTGCGCACATCCACCGCGCGCAGGTTCACCGAGACCTGGTCCACGCGGTACTCGTGGGAGGCGCCGATGCCCAGGTAGCGGGCACCTTCGCCGCCGCTGCGGACGTTGGTGTCGTAGGCGATGATGCCGCCTTCCAGCAGCAGGTTGGCCGCCTGCAGTGGCGGCAGCTGGCTCTGGATGTTCGCCGGGGTGTTGGGCTTGTTCTGCGAGGCGCGGATGATCTTGCGTTCGGTCAGCACGTTCTGCAGGCCTTCGCGCTCCAGCACCATGAACCAGCCGCTGGCCTGCAGCGCGTCCACCAGCATGCTGGCGGCGCCCTGGGTAACGCTGGTGGAGAAGGAACTGGCCGGGGTCGGCTTGTACTGGCCGGTCTGGTCGCGGAACCCGTAAACCGCCGCCACCAGGCGCCCCTTGGGCCGGGGCAGGTTGAGCAGGTCGTAGTAGGTCGAGGCTCGCGGGGTCAGGGTCGGGATCTGGTCCTTGGTATCCGCCGGCATCGGCTGGCGCAGACCGCAGCCTTGCAGGGTGGCGAGCAGCAGGACCAGCATCAGCACTCTGTTCATGGTCGTGGCTTCCTGTCGATGCCTGGATTAGGGGAGCAGGCCGTTGACGACGACTTCCGAGACTTCGCCGGTGGCGCGATCGGTGATCTGGATGGTCAGTTCACCACCGTCGTCGATCATGTTGATGATGAAGGAGTCGGTGGTGAGGCTGCCGGTGTTGCCGTCCTCGATATTGGTCAGCAACTGCGACAGCAGGCGCGACTCCAGCGAGCTGGTGAAGCGCTGGAGGGCGGACTGCCGGCTGGCGGCGGACGAGCTGGAATCCGGGTCGTCGTGATCGTTCTGCGCCTGGGCGTTGTTCAGCAGCCAGGTGCCGTTCAGCGGGTTGCCGCCGAAGGCGGGGTTGACCGGGGTGTACACCAGTTCGGTGGCCTGGACCGATCCGACCAGGCCGAACCCGAGCAGCCACAGGGCAAGTCTGTTCTTGTTCATAGCTCGTCCCTCTCCATGTCGTGCGTGTCTTGCAGGAGGCGCTGCAGCTTCTGCTGGGCGATGGCCTCCAGCACCAGGTCGGCCGCCGCGTAGGCGGTGGGTTTGAGTTCCGCGGTGTTCGGCGGGAGAAACTGGCGGTAGAGCACGCGCTGCTCGTACTCCACCCAGATCAGGCTGCCCCAGCGGGCATCGGGGCGTTCGCGCACCACCAGGTTGAAATCCAGCTTGCTGGTGTCGCGCAGGCGCTCGCTGAAGGAGCGGTAGAAGTCGTGGCCGATGTGGGAAATCGTGTAGTCGATGACGAAGCCCATGATCTCGTCGTCTTCGGCGCGTGCCGTACCCAGCGCGCAGCACAGCACGAGCGCGGCCAGCCAGGGTGCGCGGCTCATGGCGTCCCCCCTTTCGGCGTGCCTTCCATGAAGGCCTTCTCGGCGACGAAGCGCCACTCGGCATAGCTGCCCATGCCCTCGAACTCCACCCACTGCGCGGGGAAGTGCGCCTGCTTCAGCGGCCTCTGGTGGGACTGGCTGTAGACGCCGGCGATGCGCCCGTCGAAGGAGTGGATCAGGCCCCAGTCGAGGCTGCCTGTCACGGGGTCGGGATAGAGCCGGCGCAGGTGGCGCATGGCCTGGGGAAAGCGGTTGTCTTCCAGCAGATCCTCCAGGGCGGCGGGGTACTGGGACACGCCGTTCGACGCCCGGTAGTAGCTGCGCAGGGCCTGCGCATACTGGCTGCCGACCCAGAGCAGGTCGCGCTCGCGGGCACGCTGGCTGGCGGTGGACCAGAGC is part of the Pseudomonas lalkuanensis genome and harbors:
- a CDS encoding Ig-like domain-containing protein produces the protein MNKWPCLLLTTLGLAIEGTDMAEAALEAVHPGPYTASTGYFPQWYQDGDGLSLELCQSRALSPTGGYMCTLLPEPGQFDDLQPMVFPNNWPGELFWYMAEASIPANAAGYGLEVYTAAVEAAFALEVPRVGDQQSFARIRIRANIPVPGTYVVTHPYGRETFTVTPAQAADDGGRRAINMTRDIGIGAPGIFTGALNGDVGPFLKGPGYPYPGTNPETGEAEQFIGDPNVPSTVTGSPFDTNYVEISGPAGTIRTELFSVSGKVFDSRAATPVEIERASYRRTSQGTRLEVFANGPANAEFCYRETLELVTGGTKPACLADMDNDGSGYFFAHNPSPSVLPPFVVVTGTDPANVTKPTSVSREVTDVVKVSTARFNWADHSLTIEASSSDETQIPDLAAQGFGRMTKAGVLQTLRVTDLSQPPAAVTVKSAAGGADTEPVVVVGSAPAEVPNQPPVAVNDSISTGFGVPVTINVLANDSDADGDVPLSITGLDQPAPGLGSVALNGSTSVVYTPPPVVNSPLVATFTYRAMDVRGQASLPATVSVSVSPNQPPVAIADTGTTLNVPLTLNVLANDSDPEGNVPLTVVNLTQPATGQGTASTNGTSVTYTPPATVTAAFAATFTYQARDAFGALSAPVTVTVQVTPPPAAAENFAVTTSEFTLRSNNRVTWSLDGTSSVTVGNSVRVQVTTTTGLVDLGSVAVPLSGRWRMAVTTTNLVPTAAPTATLTTSTGTVRTVALTPR
- a CDS encoding curlin; its protein translation is MNTATVLRLATLFALGLGSGALPAADLMENFDLAGGNADLASPQGAPLDQQALVRQLGEANVALLTQYGQSLLGQIIQNGSDQEAYILQEGVQNLASISQQGTGNQAYISQSGANNRAGIDQVGANNSATIVQSGEGLNGSITQYGNGLSVQVIQH
- a CDS encoding curlin, yielding MFQYKPLAAAILALVSIQALADDSLSNQTQNGFENVAEVQQDAAPSAATQDQTGEGNNAYADQSNGSGTLTQAQNGLFNASTGVQSTEAGSHITHTQAGEWNGAHSEQWFNNNSHATVTQDGDYNSAFSFQDSQIASHVEINQGDSENIANAEQIAGTDNRTTIDQSGIANESGTWQIDQTGSRIGIQQGGELNTAYVDQSQGNSNQVDVFQTGESGYLEVWQTEQENSQVSIDQGGGALNELVVDQSFGSGNLAAMIQSGDTNAAWADQYESIDSTTTVTQGGSGNLALTYQEGDRLGLTVSQTGNDNNVYASNWQGAQEGGQFGADQAVVLSQDGNRNTANFTQEGNFNELYFDQVGDDNTLAVSQRDSNNLAEGSSDGTGNSVEVDQSGSENLSQTFQSAGGGNLASITQTDMNNLSVVSQAGWDNQATVTQSNFNMTANVDQTGTGNTAIVVQQ
- a CDS encoding CsgG/HfaB family protein, giving the protein MNRVLMLVLLLATLQGCGLRQPMPADTKDQIPTLTPRASTYYDLLNLPRPKGRLVAAVYGFRDQTGQYKPTPASSFSTSVTQGAASMLVDALQASGWFMVLEREGLQNVLTERKIIRASQNKPNTPANIQSQLPPLQAANLLLEGGIIAYDTNVRSGGEGARYLGIGASHEYRVDQVSVNLRAVDVRSGMVLANVMTSKTIYSVGQSASVFKFIEFKELLEAEAGYTTNEPAQLCVLSAIESAVAHLIAQGVERHLWQAAGDQPLEQTSLKKYLGAQASIE
- a CDS encoding curli assembly protein CsgF; this encodes MNKNRLALWLLGFGLVGSVQATELVYTPVNPAFGGNPLNGTWLLNNAQAQNDHDDPDSSSSAASRQSALQRFTSSLESRLLSQLLTNIEDGNTGSLTTDSFIINMIDDGGELTIQITDRATGEVSEVVVNGLLP
- the csgE gene encoding curli production assembly/transport protein CsgE, with amino-acid sequence MSRAPWLAALVLCCALGTARAEDDEIMGFVIDYTISHIGHDFYRSFSERLRDTSKLDFNLVVRERPDARWGSLIWVEYEQRVLYRQFLPPNTAELKPTAYAAADLVLEAIAQQKLQRLLQDTHDMERDEL
- a CDS encoding type II secretion system protein yields the protein MRTGEQGFTYLGVLLLVMLMGMALAGAGQLWSTASQRARERDLLWVGSQYAQALRSYYRASNGVSQYPAALEDLLEDNRFPQAMRHLRRLYPDPVTGSLDWGLIHSFDGRIAGVYSQSHQRPLKQAHFPAQWVEFEGMGSYAEWRFVAEKAFMEGTPKGGTP